The sequence below is a genomic window from Nakamurella deserti.
GTCGAGCGGGACTTCCGGTTCGTACTGCTGGGGCTGGGGGTGTGGGGGGTCCTGCAGTTCCGCGACTCCCGGCAGTCCATCCAGGCGACCGTCGACCGCGACCTCCCGCTGCTGTCGGCGATGGGGATCCACGTCGAGCAGTTGGCGCTCGTGCGGGACCTGCAGAACGCGCTCACCGAGTCCCCCGGGCGGCTCACCCTGGTGGCGGTCGGGCTGGCCGCGTACGCCCTGCTGGAACTGGCCGAGGCGGTCGGTCTGTGGACCATGAAGCGCTGGGGTGAGTACCTGGCGGTGGTGGCCACCTCGGTCTTCCTGCCCTGGGAGATCCGTGAGCTGGCACGAGGTCTCACGGCGTTCCACATCGGCCTCTTCGTGGTCAACCTGGCGGCGGTGGGATACCTCCTGTGGTCCAAGCGGCTGTTCGGGCTCCGTGGTGGCCGGGCCGCCTACGACGCCGGACGCCGCGGCGAACAGCTCCTCGAGGTCGAGGCCGGTGCCGTCCGTGGCGCGCCGGTCGGCCGCGCTCCCCGCCCGCAGGCCGACGCCGCCCGCTGACCGCGGCACCGTCCCGCGGCGGGTTTGCCGCGCGGAGGGGTCGGGCAGACACCCGGTTGTCGATCCAAACAGCGGTCGGCCGCCATGCCGTCAGGTCGTCACCGGTGGACCGACGGCGAATGGGAATAGCCCTCAGGACGATCCGCGACGCCGGCCGACGATCCCGTCGGCGCGTCCTCTCCGCATCAACCGCGTTCCGCTCCCGGCGGGACGGGTTGATCTGCGCCTTCCGACAGCGAGGAGCCCGTCGATGTACCTGCACACCGAACTCTTGATCAACCAGATCGCCCAGGACGAGCCGGACCCGGCAGCCGCCAACGCCCTCCAGGAGGGCCTCGGCGGACAGTTCGGCGAGATGCGCACGATGATGCAGTACCTGTTCCAGAGCATGAACTTCCGTGGTGACCCCGCCTCCAAGCCCTACAAGGACCTGATCCAGGGCGTCGGCACCGAGGAGATCAGCCACGTCGAGCTGATCGGCACCACCATCGCCCGGCTGCTGGACGGCGCCCCCGGCTACAGCGGCAAGAAGACCGACCCGGTCGACGCCCCCGGCGCCAAGGGCGCGACGCCGCTGACCATCGCCAAGGACACCGGCAACATCCACCACTTCCTGGTCGGCGCGCAGGGCGCGCTGCCGGTCGACTCCGTGGGCAACCCCTGGTCGGGGTCCTACGTCTACAACAGCGGCAACCTGGTCCTGGACCTGCTGTACAACCTGATGCTGGAGTCCACCGGCCGGCTGCAGAAGTGCCGCATCTACGAGATGACCGACAACAAGACGGCCCGCTCGACCATCGCCTACCTGATCGTGCGCGACCAGGCCCACGAGAACGCCTTCGCCAAGGCGCTGGAGAGCCTCGGGGTGAACTGGGGTGCGATGCTGCCGATCCCCAAGACCAACGCCGAGGCGTTCCCCGAGGTCAAGGCCCTCACCGACAAGGGTCTGCAGAGCATCCAGTACACGTTCAGTGCCGACAACAAGAGCGAGGCGGACAAGCTGTACCGCGGCGCCTCGCCGTCCAACGACGGCACCGAGCTGACCACCGAGTTCATGCCGCAGGGCGGCGAGCCGATCACGATCGCCCCCGAGCGGCGTGAGGAGTTCGCGCCCGGTCTCGATCCGGCGCTGCTGGCGCTGATCCAGGCCACCGCCGAGGAGGAGATCCGCACCGCGGACCGCCCGACGATCAGCTGATCCGTCCGGCCACAGCGGCGCCGGTGTCGGGACTCCCGACACCGGCGCCGTCGTCGTCTGGTGACCACCTCGGGCAGGCGGACACCGGGCCGGCGTCGGGACTCCCGACACCGGCGCCGTCGTCGTCTGGTGACCACCCCGGGCAGGCGGACACCGGGCCGGCTCAGAGCCGCTGCAGTGCGACCGGGATCGGTTCCGGACCGCTGACGACCTCGAACTGGCGGCGGATCGCGAGCCCCTGGTCGAGGGCGACGGCGATCACCTCGGCGACGTCGGACCGCGGGATCGTACCGCGGCCGGTCGACGCCGCGACGGTCACCGACCCGGTCGGGGCGTCGTCCACCAGACCACCCGGCCGCACGATCGTCCAGTCCAGGTCACGGTCGCGCACCGCGGCGTCGGCGGCGCCCTTCGCCCGCTGGTAGACGGTGAACACGTCCAGACCGTCGGGATCGTCCCGCAGGCCGGCGGCGACGTCGGCGTCCAGGCCCTCGGCGGGACCGAAGTCGTCGGCGCCCATCGACGAGACCACCAGCAAGCGGCGCACTCCCGCGGCGACCGCGGCGTCGGCCAGCAGGACGGCCCCGTCCCGGTCGACGGCCAGCTTGCGCGCCGCTCCGCTGTCCGGGCCGCCGCCGGCCGCGAAGACCGCGGCATCCGCCCCGGCGAGCACCGCGGCGACGGCGTCGACGCCGGACGACTCCAGGTCCAGCACCACCGGTTGCGCACCGGCGGCCGCGAGATCGGCGGCGTGGTCGGCGTTGCGGATCAGTCCGACCGGCTCGTGACCGCGGTCGCGCAGGCGGCGGGCGAGCAGCAGGGCGATCCGGCCGTGACCGCCGGCGATGACGATGCGCACGGTCTCAGAACCCTTCCGGATCGCGGCTGACGTAGGAGCTCCCCAGCCTCGACAACTCGTCGCCGGTCAGCTCCACGTCCACGGAGGCGACCGCGTCCTCCAGGTGCGACATCTTCGTGACCCCGACGATCGGCGAGGTCACCGCGGGCTGCTGACGCACCCAGGCCAGCGCGACCTGGGCCCGCGGGATGCCGCGCGCCGCCGCGATCTCCGCGACCGCCGCGATGGTCGCGCGGTCGCTGTCCTCGCGCTGCCGGTACAGCTGCCTGCCGAACTCGTCGGTCTCGCTGCGACCGGTGGTCTCGTCGGGATCCCGGGTGAGCCGGCCGCGGGCCAACGGCGACCAGGGCAGCACCCCGACCCCCTGGTCGAGGCAGAACGGGTGCATCTCGCGTTCCTCCTCCCGCTGGATGAGGCTGTACTGGTCCTGCATGGAGACGAACCGGGTCCAGCCGTTGAGGTCGGCGGTGTACTGCGCCTGCGCGAACTGCCACGTCCACATCGACGACGCCCCGAGGTAGCGGGCCTTGCCGGACCGGACGACGTCGTGCAGCGCCTCCATCGTCTCCTCGATCGGCGTCTGCGGGTCCCAGCGGTGGATCTGGTACAGGTCGATGTAGTCGGTGCCGAGCCGCCGCAGGCTGTCGTCGACGGCACTGAGGATGTGCCGACGGGACAGCCCGCCGCCGTTGGGCCCCGGCCGCATCCGGCCGTTGACCTTCGTCGCCAGCACGACCTCCTCGCGGACCGCGAAGTCGCGCAGCGCCCGGCCGACGATCTCCTCGCTGGTGCCGTCGGAGTAGACGTCGGCGGTGTCGAAGGTGGTGATGCCGAGCTCCAGGGCCCGCTGGATGAAGGGCCGCGACTGCTCCTCCGGCATCGACCAGGGATGGCCACCGCGGTCCGGCGTCCCGAAGCTCATGCAGCCGAGGGTGACCGTCGAGACCTGCAGACCGCTGCGGCCGAGGCGTGCGTACTCCATGGGGATGTCCTTCCGTCGTCGGCGGCCGGAACCGCCCTGCATGGTCTACCCGGGACACACCCGGTCGCGACGCCGGGGTGCGGTCAGATCGGGCCCAGGAACTGCGTCGGGTCGAACTCCTCGATCGGGATGACCCGCAGCCGCGGCAGTTTGCGGTTGAACGCCTGCACGTCGTACTCCAGGTCCAGGAACTCCAGCCCCTGCGACCGCAGGTCGAGGTAGCGGCTGTTGAAGTGC
It includes:
- a CDS encoding DUF2127 domain-containing protein, which encodes MSPRWSAWELRACARHGHLTYRPDETELAARLSVSTAVGEAWRCLRCGDFAVGPPRSSGPAEDAPLVLRGAALRQAVVIRFLAVERDFRFVLLGLGVWGVLQFRDSRQSIQATVDRDLPLLSAMGIHVEQLALVRDLQNALTESPGRLTLVAVGLAAYALLELAEAVGLWTMKRWGEYLAVVATSVFLPWEIRELARGLTAFHIGLFVVNLAAVGYLLWSKRLFGLRGGRAAYDAGRRGEQLLEVEAGAVRGAPVGRAPRPQADAAR
- a CDS encoding manganese catalase family protein; the encoded protein is MYLHTELLINQIAQDEPDPAAANALQEGLGGQFGEMRTMMQYLFQSMNFRGDPASKPYKDLIQGVGTEEISHVELIGTTIARLLDGAPGYSGKKTDPVDAPGAKGATPLTIAKDTGNIHHFLVGAQGALPVDSVGNPWSGSYVYNSGNLVLDLLYNLMLESTGRLQKCRIYEMTDNKTARSTIAYLIVRDQAHENAFAKALESLGVNWGAMLPIPKTNAEAFPEVKALTDKGLQSIQYTFSADNKSEADKLYRGASPSNDGTELTTEFMPQGGEPITIAPERREEFAPGLDPALLALIQATAEEEIRTADRPTIS
- a CDS encoding NAD(P)H-binding protein; the encoded protein is MRIVIAGGHGRIALLLARRLRDRGHEPVGLIRNADHAADLAAAGAQPVVLDLESSGVDAVAAVLAGADAAVFAAGGGPDSGAARKLAVDRDGAVLLADAAVAAGVRRLLVVSSMGADDFGPAEGLDADVAAGLRDDPDGLDVFTVYQRAKGAADAAVRDRDLDWTIVRPGGLVDDAPTGSVTVAASTGRGTIPRSDVAEVIAVALDQGLAIRRQFEVVSGPEPIPVALQRL
- a CDS encoding aldo/keto reductase → MEYARLGRSGLQVSTVTLGCMSFGTPDRGGHPWSMPEEQSRPFIQRALELGITTFDTADVYSDGTSEEIVGRALRDFAVREEVVLATKVNGRMRPGPNGGGLSRRHILSAVDDSLRRLGTDYIDLYQIHRWDPQTPIEETMEALHDVVRSGKARYLGASSMWTWQFAQAQYTADLNGWTRFVSMQDQYSLIQREEEREMHPFCLDQGVGVLPWSPLARGRLTRDPDETTGRSETDEFGRQLYRQREDSDRATIAAVAEIAAARGIPRAQVALAWVRQQPAVTSPIVGVTKMSHLEDAVASVDVELTGDELSRLGSSYVSRDPEGF